A single window of Chloracidobacterium thermophilum B DNA harbors:
- a CDS encoding phosphatidylserine decarboxylase: MAKEAYPYLLWCGLAAALLAPAALWWPPAWGLVAVVGLVAAFVAYFFRDPERQIPPGSDIVVSPADGRITRLAPVTPGDPASPWLVSIFLSPLDVHINRAPIAGIIRDVLHRPGQFKSALREDAALINEQFIVVLEGTHITVTLKQIAGLIARRCVLWKGVGDQVACGERIGLIKFSSRTDLIVPAEVELQVRQGQRVKGGTTIIGRIRPLD; the protein is encoded by the coding sequence ATGGCCAAGGAAGCCTATCCCTACCTGCTCTGGTGCGGTCTGGCCGCGGCGCTGCTTGCCCCGGCGGCGCTCTGGTGGCCTCCGGCGTGGGGACTCGTAGCCGTGGTTGGCCTTGTGGCCGCCTTCGTGGCCTACTTTTTTCGTGACCCGGAGCGCCAGATTCCGCCCGGCAGCGATATTGTCGTCTCGCCGGCCGACGGGCGCATCACCCGCCTGGCTCCGGTGACGCCCGGCGACCCGGCTTCACCGTGGTTGGTAAGCATCTTCCTGTCGCCGCTGGACGTGCACATCAACCGGGCGCCCATCGCCGGCATCATCCGGGATGTCCTGCACCGGCCCGGACAGTTCAAAAGCGCCCTGCGGGAAGATGCGGCACTCATCAACGAGCAGTTCATCGTCGTGCTGGAAGGAACGCACATCACCGTCACCCTCAAACAAATCGCTGGACTCATTGCCCGCCGGTGCGTTTTGTGGAAAGGCGTCGGCGATCAGGTTGCCTGTGGCGAGCGGATTGGTCTCATCAAGTTCAGTTCACGGACTGATCTCATCGTCCCGGCCGAAGTTGAACTCCAGGTGCGCCAGGGGCAGCGGGTCAAGGGCGGCACCACCATCATCGGACGGATTCGCCCACTGGACTAG
- a CDS encoding CDP-alcohol phosphatidyltransferase family protein: MNREAEAKHRLTRRRLRKGVYVLPSFITCINIYMGFYAVVESLKGYKYVALNDPEMATRHFDIAALCIGWSVLCDFLDGRIARLMHATSEFGVQLDSLADVLSFGIAPAVLLYTWGFSGIPAFQKLAWGAAFIHLICCALRLARFNVQATKPIPGDPKTAKRFFVGLPTPAAAGLLAAIVHFTPLPVVYQETYYRLFGQEFLITPTEWALGLFVLAITLALLMVSTLRFNSFKDLGPYARHPQIVLLSLGLLIFLVYNYSQWTLLILATIYAGQGPAGKLASLFRRRTASVPTPTSAETL, encoded by the coding sequence ATGAACCGTGAAGCTGAAGCCAAACATCGTCTCACCCGCCGCCGCCTGCGCAAAGGCGTGTATGTCCTGCCGAGCTTCATCACCTGCATCAACATCTACATGGGCTTTTATGCCGTGGTCGAAAGCCTGAAGGGCTACAAGTACGTGGCGCTCAACGACCCGGAAATGGCCACGCGGCACTTCGACATTGCGGCGCTGTGCATTGGCTGGTCGGTGCTGTGCGACTTTCTCGACGGACGCATTGCGCGCCTGATGCATGCCACGAGTGAGTTTGGCGTCCAGCTCGACAGCCTGGCCGACGTGCTCAGTTTTGGTATTGCTCCGGCGGTTCTGCTCTACACCTGGGGCTTTTCCGGCATTCCGGCGTTTCAGAAGCTGGCGTGGGGGGCGGCCTTTATTCACCTCATCTGCTGTGCGCTGCGTCTGGCGCGCTTCAACGTCCAAGCGACCAAACCCATCCCCGGCGACCCCAAAACCGCCAAACGCTTCTTTGTCGGTCTTCCCACCCCGGCGGCGGCTGGGCTGCTCGCCGCCATTGTGCACTTCACGCCGCTGCCGGTTGTGTATCAGGAAACCTACTACCGCCTCTTCGGGCAGGAATTCCTCATCACCCCGACGGAATGGGCCCTGGGGCTGTTCGTGCTGGCGATTACGCTGGCGCTGCTTATGGTCAGCACGTTGCGGTTCAACAGCTTCAAGGACCTGGGGCCATACGCCCGGCATCCGCAGATCGTACTGCTTTCCCTGGGACTGCTCATTTTTCTCGTCTATAACTACTCGCAATGGACGCTGCTCATCCTGGCCACCATCTACGCCGGGCAGGGGCCGGCCGGGAAACTGGCCAGCCTTTTCCGCCGCAGGACGGCTTCCGTTCCGACGCCCACTTCGGCCGAAACCCTCTAA
- a CDS encoding SIR2 family NAD-dependent protein deacylase has protein sequence MTDDQLQQARQYLAAARRVVVFTGAGISAESGVPTFRGKDATWKGMPAAVASSIGLLEQDLTTAWEWFDYRRTLLKTVVPNPAHIAVAQAETRFEDFLVVTQNVDGLHQKAGSQRIIELHGNIWRGRGLRTGKRYPLPETPLPTLPPRGDHDEPLRPDVVLFGEMLPAGAFEEAEIAASRCDVCLVIGTSGVVYPAALIPFAARDAGAAVIEVNPESTDLTPHMTLSLRGRAGDIVPRLFG, from the coding sequence ATGACCGACGACCAGCTCCAGCAAGCCCGTCAGTACCTTGCCGCCGCCAGGCGCGTTGTAGTGTTCACGGGAGCCGGCATTTCGGCCGAATCCGGCGTGCCGACCTTTCGTGGCAAAGATGCGACCTGGAAGGGGATGCCGGCCGCCGTTGCGTCTTCCATCGGACTGCTCGAACAGGACCTCACCACGGCCTGGGAGTGGTTTGACTACCGGCGGACGCTGCTCAAAACCGTCGTTCCCAACCCCGCGCACATCGCCGTTGCCCAGGCGGAAACGCGGTTTGAGGATTTTCTGGTGGTCACGCAAAACGTGGACGGCCTGCATCAGAAGGCCGGCAGCCAACGCATCATCGAGCTGCACGGCAACATCTGGCGGGGACGCGGGTTGCGTACGGGCAAACGCTATCCGCTGCCCGAAACGCCGCTGCCGACGCTGCCGCCCCGTGGCGACCACGACGAGCCGCTGCGCCCCGACGTTGTTCTCTTTGGTGAGATGCTTCCGGCCGGCGCGTTTGAGGAAGCTGAAATTGCAGCTTCCCGGTGTGATGTCTGCCTCGTCATCGGCACGTCCGGCGTGGTTTATCCGGCGGCACTCATTCCCTTTGCCGCGCGCGATGCCGGCGCGGCCGTCATCGAGGTCAACCCGGAGAGCACCGACCTGACGCCCCACATGACGCTCTCGCTGCGCGGCCGGGCCGGCGACATCGTGCCCCGGCTCTTTGGCTAG